The sequence GTTATTTGATAACGACAGAACTCAACTAGGCGCAATTTACGTAAGTCTCTCAGAAATTAATTTGGATATCAAGAGTGAGAGCTGTGGTATCCTGAAGAAGATGTTTGGGCTTTGCCGTTCCATGTGGTTGGCACCTTATTAGGGGACATAGTCCTAGCAGTACCTCTCTTCCAAATGAAGTAGCAACAGTCAGAGACTAGGACTTCTTATCCTCTGGAGGCAGCAGCTATGAGCATTTTCAATATGAAGCTGGCTTCTGACGTCCATGTGCAGCTTCATTTAAGACCAGAACACCTGAGTGCTAATGGGGATCAAATAGTTAACCCAAGGAGTCTTCTAGGcaggcaggttttttgttttgttttggttttttaagagagggtttctctgtgtagtcctggctgtcctaaagctctctttgtagatcaggctggcctagaacttagagGTCCACctactctgcttcccaagtgctaggattaaaggtgttcccCAATGCCACCCTGCAGAAATAAAGAACTTCTAGTTTAGAAATTATAGCTAGTATCAATTTGTGCTtcagctttaatttttctcttgtttcCAGACAAGTAAACAGGTATGGACTTGTTTCCCCAAGCAAGGCCCTtgtgaggacttttttttttagggcCTTAGAGTGCTGAGGCCCTGACTCTACATTTCCTATGCACTTTTCAGATTGATGCATCATGCCTTACGTGGGAAGGACAGCAGTTCCAGGGGAAAGCTGCCATTGTGGAGAAGTTGTCTGTAAGTAAGGTCCAGAACTGAGATACAGGTAGCATCTTTCGGGCCCCTTCTGACCTCAGCCTGCCTCCCATTCTTTCTCTTGCAGAGCCTTCCGTTCCAGAAAATCCAGCATAGTATCACGGCACAGGACCATCAGCCTACACCAGATAGCTGTATCATCAGCATGGTTGTCGGCCAGCTCAAGGTAGTAGTGCCACTGTGTTTGAGGGCAGTAGTGGGCAGGCAGGGCGGAGCCCTGGGCTCCTGCCTTCCCTGTGGATGTGAAGACGTGATGATCTGTTTATTGAGGGACATCCAGAGTGACTTTCAAAACAGAAGCCATCAGAGTCACTGCCTAggcctgctttttatttttatttttcttcctttttggtttttaagatagggtttctctgtgtagcccgggctgtcctggaactcactctgtaggtcaggttggcctcaaactcagagggtCACCAACGCATAGTAGTTGTGCTTTAGCCTGCCCAGAGCTagcattacaggtgtgagtcaccacgtgaAAACGGTATGTTTCTTCTtactcccacccctccccttccccctgaacgttttcccttatttttatttaatttttttttgagatggtcttatgtagcccaaagGTGACCTCAAATTCTCTGTATAGCTAAGGATCACTTTGaactctaatcctcctgcctccattcctcaagtgctcagattacaggtgtatgccagcCAGTATGTCTTATTTATTGAtcctggagtgctggaattaatgtgCATGAGTCACCAGATattttggggttgtttttgtttgtttcgttttgtttttttaagacatggtttctctgtgtaa is a genomic window of Peromyscus maniculatus bairdii isolate BWxNUB_F1_BW_parent chromosome 5, HU_Pman_BW_mat_3.1, whole genome shotgun sequence containing:
- the Nutf2 gene encoding nuclear transport factor 2 produces the protein MGDKPIWEQIGSSFIQHYYQLFDNDRTQLGAIYIDASCLTWEGQQFQGKAAIVEKLSSLPFQKIQHSITAQDHQPTPDSCIISMVVGQLKADEDPIMGFHQMFLLKNINDAWVCTNDMFRLALHNFG